One Chloroflexota bacterium genomic window carries:
- a CDS encoding YbaK/EbsC family protein, with amino-acid sequence MAETESTPVARVLAALNIPHRVFQHPGPVTSLEQAAEERGQSPDQVVRSIVFRVGKDEYVMVLMAGAQQVSWPALRRHLGQSRLTMANEAELLAATGYQTGAVSPFGLPQSMRILADESIFAPDEVSIGSGARGVTIILRSEDLRRALGGVEIGQFAS; translated from the coding sequence GTGGCTGAGACTGAATCGACTCCGGTGGCCCGCGTTTTGGCCGCGCTCAACATTCCTCATCGCGTCTTCCAACACCCCGGCCCGGTCACGTCGCTGGAGCAGGCGGCAGAGGAGCGCGGGCAGTCGCCCGATCAAGTGGTGCGAAGCATCGTCTTTCGCGTTGGCAAGGATGAATACGTGATGGTGTTGATGGCCGGGGCGCAGCAGGTGTCGTGGCCGGCTCTGCGCCGCCATCTCGGCCAGTCGCGCCTGACGATGGCCAACGAGGCCGAGTTGTTGGCCGCCACCGGGTATCAAACAGGGGCGGTCTCCCCGTTTGGCCTGCCTCAGTCCATGCGTATCCTGGCCGACGAAAGCATATTTGCTCCCGACGAGGTTTCTATCGGCTCCGGCGCGCGCGGCGTCACCATCATCTTGCGCTCCGAAGATTTGCGGCGGGCGCTGGGCGGCGTTGAGATCGGGCAGTTTGCATCATGA
- a CDS encoding DUF2089 domain-containing protein, with product MHPIIGTCPVCGEMLNVTRLHCRSCDTTIEGRFAVSALDRLNPEQIAFAETFIRCEGKLNRMEKEMGLSYPTLRGRLNELIRAMGFEVGQEEAAPTGISDGERRQILDDLSSGRITSEDAVKLLQGG from the coding sequence ATGCATCCAATTATTGGAACCTGCCCGGTGTGTGGCGAGATGCTCAACGTCACCCGCCTGCATTGCCGAAGCTGTGACACGACTATTGAAGGCCGCTTTGCCGTGAGCGCCCTCGACCGTCTCAACCCGGAGCAGATTGCCTTCGCCGAAACGTTCATTCGCTGTGAAGGCAAGCTCAACCGGATGGAAAAAGAAATGGGCCTGTCTTATCCCACCCTGCGGGGCCGGTTGAATGAACTGATCCGGGCCATGGGCTTTGAGGTGGGGCAGGAAGAGGCGGCCCCGACCGGGATCAGCGATGGTGAACGCCGCCAGATTCTTGACGATCTCTCCAGCGGTCGAATTACTTCTGAAGATGCCGTCAAACTCCTGCAGGGCGGCTGA
- a CDS encoding phage holin family protein, with protein MQKLILRLIINAIALWVAITFVPGIQAPQSWVAIVGLAFIFGLVNALFRPLLKFLTCPLIILTLGLFTLLINTALFWVTGLVGSWFNIGFTVDGFWPAFWGSLIVTLVSVALTLLVKDELEGRRRRLEPQRR; from the coding sequence ATGCAAAAACTGATTCTGCGTCTCATCATCAACGCCATTGCTCTGTGGGTGGCAATCACTTTCGTGCCGGGCATTCAGGCCCCGCAAAGCTGGGTGGCAATCGTGGGTCTGGCTTTCATCTTCGGCCTGGTCAACGCCCTCTTTCGCCCATTGCTCAAGTTCCTCACTTGCCCGCTCATCATCCTCACCCTGGGCCTGTTCACTTTGCTGATCAACACCGCTCTCTTCTGGGTGACGGGCCTGGTCGGCAGTTGGTTCAACATCGGCTTCACCGTGGACGGCTTCTGGCCCGCCTTCTGGGGTTCGCTCATCGTCACCCTGGTAAGCGTGGCCCTCACCCTGCTGGTCAAAGACGAGCTTGAAGGGCGGCGGCGAAGGCTGGAGCCGCAACGGCGCTAA
- a CDS encoding MFS transporter — protein sequence MTDSTAPYQAPPDGWRTFLIVWISQSVSVFGSALTQFAIIVWLTTTLYPTEAQKPQLAWAISALTLSFAIPAVFLAPIAGAFVDRHDRKRTMIAMDVASGLLSLGVFYLIATHQLNIIWLIIIGLLGSTFFAFHNAAFDTSYAMLVPEEKLPRANGMMQTIFSLSGILSPGIAATLIVLPTLARDGKLPVFASLLGQVNDGALLAIGVDAATFFFAALAPAFLFIPSPKRTDMETASGEKKSLWADVREGALYIWHRRSFLWLLGTFTVANFTAGALVLQPLIVKFQLNADWLARGFTFESAMATLATAGSIGGVVGGVAVSAWGGLKKKRVYGVLVALIFSGLAMTVYGFSKMIFLSAAAAFMMEGLIPVMNSHSQTIWQTQTPRELQGRVFSVRRLIAQFSWPASTFLMGALASQFDPGRIIMVLGAVLAVWCVIGLFNPFLMRVEDKEWIEAQALKNAGQESVAN from the coding sequence ATGACCGACTCGACAGCTCCTTACCAGGCCCCGCCCGACGGCTGGCGCACATTTCTGATCGTCTGGATTTCACAATCCGTCTCGGTTTTCGGAAGCGCCCTGACCCAGTTTGCCATCATCGTCTGGCTGACCACGACGCTGTATCCCACCGAAGCCCAGAAGCCGCAGTTGGCCTGGGCCATTTCGGCGCTGACGCTCTCGTTTGCGATCCCGGCTGTGTTCCTGGCGCCCATCGCCGGCGCTTTCGTTGACCGGCACGACCGCAAGCGGACGATGATTGCGATGGATGTTGCCAGCGGTTTGTTGAGCCTGGGCGTCTTCTATTTGATCGCCACTCACCAGCTAAACATCATCTGGCTGATCATCATCGGCTTGCTAGGCTCCACCTTCTTCGCCTTCCACAACGCCGCCTTCGACACGTCTTACGCCATGCTCGTGCCCGAAGAAAAACTGCCGCGTGCCAACGGCATGATGCAGACCATCTTCTCGCTGTCGGGCATCCTCTCGCCGGGCATCGCCGCGACCCTCATTGTCTTACCGACGCTGGCTCGTGACGGCAAACTGCCGGTCTTTGCCTCGTTGCTGGGGCAGGTAAATGACGGCGCTCTGCTGGCAATTGGCGTTGATGCCGCGACCTTTTTCTTTGCCGCCCTTGCGCCCGCCTTTCTGTTTATCCCTTCGCCCAAACGCACCGACATGGAAACGGCGTCGGGTGAAAAGAAAAGCCTGTGGGCCGACGTGCGCGAAGGCGCGTTGTACATCTGGCATCGCCGCTCGTTCCTGTGGTTGCTGGGCACGTTCACCGTGGCCAACTTCACCGCCGGGGCGCTGGTTCTGCAACCCCTCATCGTCAAGTTCCAACTGAACGCCGACTGGCTCGCGCGCGGCTTTACCTTTGAGAGCGCCATGGCCACCCTGGCGACGGCGGGCAGTATCGGCGGCGTGGTGGGCGGAGTGGCGGTGAGCGCCTGGGGCGGCTTGAAGAAGAAACGGGTTTATGGCGTGCTGGTGGCTCTCATTTTCTCCGGCCTGGCAATGACGGTTTACGGGTTTTCCAAGATGATCTTCCTTTCGGCGGCGGCGGCCTTCATGATGGAAGGCCTGATCCCGGTGATGAATTCTCATTCGCAGACCATCTGGCAGACACAAACGCCGCGTGAACTGCAGGGCCGCGTCTTTTCGGTGCGGCGGCTCATTGCCCAGTTTAGCTGGCCGGCCAGCACCTTCCTAATGGGCGCCCTCGCCAGCCAGTTTGATCCGGGCCGGATCATAATGGTGCTGGGCGCTGTCCTGGCCGTGTGGTGTGTGATCGGCCTGTTCAATCCATTCCTCATGCGCGTGGAAGACAAAGAGTGGATTGAAGCACAGGCGCTGAAAAACGCCGGCCAGGAGTCGGTAGCGAACTAG
- a CDS encoding ABC transporter permease → MTTLTPYSNSHQAPQHLTGLAAWWATLSAMTKKELLIMLRYPVELVASFGQVFLIVIILTLAGLMFSRSGTQASAENSATAGLVVYGFILFIFVSDTMWTIGYNVRREQKQGTLEQLYLSPASKFNSLLSRVTVTLVWTGTLCIASALLMSAMIGKLPFANLPLGLYFLILSLFGTFGVGFAFAAITLRVREAGQTLANFFQFTFMVLCAPFFPFSALPGWMQNIARFIPLSYSVDAFRTTLMGTSPELAPLQVEFIIVTVFGLVMPFLGYWMYRREEDAARAKGSLSEY, encoded by the coding sequence ATGACCACTCTAACTCCCTACTCTAACTCTCATCAAGCGCCTCAACATCTTACCGGCCTGGCCGCCTGGTGGGCCACCCTGTCCGCCATGACCAAGAAGGAACTGTTGATCATGTTGCGCTACCCGGTGGAACTGGTGGCCTCGTTTGGTCAGGTGTTCCTCATCGTCATCATCCTGACCCTGGCCGGGCTGATGTTCTCCCGGAGCGGAACGCAAGCCTCCGCCGAAAACTCGGCCACTGCCGGGCTGGTGGTTTACGGCTTCATCCTGTTCATCTTTGTGAGCGACACGATGTGGACGATTGGCTACAACGTGCGCCGCGAGCAGAAGCAGGGCACGCTCGAACAGCTTTATCTCAGCCCGGCCTCCAAGTTCAACAGCCTCCTCTCGCGGGTCACCGTCACCCTGGTTTGGACGGGCACGCTCTGCATTGCCTCGGCCCTGCTCATGAGCGCCATGATCGGCAAACTGCCATTTGCCAATTTGCCGCTTGGTCTCTATTTCCTCATCCTCTCGCTCTTCGGAACGTTTGGCGTTGGCTTTGCCTTTGCCGCCATTACGTTGCGCGTGCGTGAAGCGGGCCAGACCCTGGCCAACTTCTTTCAGTTCACCTTCATGGTGCTTTGCGCCCCTTTCTTTCCCTTCTCGGCCCTGCCGGGCTGGATGCAAAACATCGCTCGCTTTATTCCTCTTTCTTACAGCGTGGACGCTTTTCGCACAACCCTCATGGGGACTTCGCCTGAACTGGCCCCGCTTCAGGTCGAGTTCATCATCGTCACCGTTTTTGGTCTTGTCATGCCGTTCCTCGGCTACTGGATGTATCGCCGCGAGGAGGACGCGGCTCGCGCCAAAGGAAGTTTGTCGGAGTATTAA
- a CDS encoding ABC transporter ATP-binding protein has product MQGQVIIKKLAKTYQTRQRKGLFKSEEKLVEALKDISLEIKPGEIFGLLGPNGAGKTTLIKCLTTLLLPTSGEAWINGFQLTKDDNPIRATVGCMLMGERGLYWKLTGRENMIFFGALYHLSPAERRRRTDQIIERLSLGDIADRSVETYSSGQKMKLAFAKALINDAPLLILDEPTNTLDLPSARELRAVVRELNQEGKTVIYTTHIMSEAETMCDRVAIIDRGEVLALGTVPELKASLNRDMVIRIEGVIPTKASQAVGALPGVSQAATTPVNGHAQLTVVAHDHQALLPRLIETLIAHNAVMQKITPEEVTLEDVFIARTGRTLADDTRVK; this is encoded by the coding sequence ATGCAGGGTCAAGTCATCATCAAAAAACTGGCGAAGACGTATCAAACGCGCCAGCGCAAAGGCCTCTTCAAATCGGAAGAAAAACTGGTGGAGGCGCTCAAGGACATTTCGCTGGAGATCAAGCCCGGCGAAATTTTTGGCCTGCTCGGCCCGAACGGCGCGGGCAAGACCACCCTGATCAAATGCCTGACGACGCTCCTCCTGCCAACTTCGGGCGAGGCGTGGATCAACGGGTTTCAGTTGACCAAAGACGACAACCCGATCCGGGCGACGGTGGGGTGCATGTTGATGGGCGAGCGCGGCCTGTATTGGAAGTTGACCGGGCGCGAGAACATGATCTTTTTTGGCGCGTTGTATCACCTCAGCCCCGCCGAGCGCCGCCGCCGCACCGATCAAATTATTGAGCGCCTGAGTCTGGGCGACATTGCCGACCGTTCGGTGGAGACGTATTCGTCCGGCCAGAAAATGAAGCTGGCCTTTGCCAAGGCCTTGATCAACGATGCGCCGCTGTTGATTTTGGACGAGCCGACCAACACCCTTGACCTGCCCTCAGCCCGCGAACTACGAGCCGTCGTCCGTGAACTCAACCAGGAAGGCAAGACGGTGATCTACACCACGCACATCATGTCGGAAGCCGAGACGATGTGCGACCGGGTGGCTATCATTGATCGGGGCGAGGTGCTGGCTCTGGGCACGGTGCCGGAACTCAAGGCCTCGCTGAACCGCGACATGGTCATTCGGATCGAGGGTGTGATTCCGACCAAAGCCAGCCAGGCCGTTGGCGCTCTCCCCGGCGTCAGTCAGGCGGCGACCACCCCGGTAAACGGCCATGCCCAACTCACCGTCGTGGCTCATGATCATCAGGCGCTCCTGCCGCGTCTCATCGAAACGCTCATCGCGCACAATGCCGTCATGCAAAAGATCACGCCCGAAGAGGTGACGCTCGAAGACGTATTTATTGCCCGCACCGGGCGCACACTGGCCGATGATACGCGAGTGAAATAG
- a CDS encoding ABC transporter permease — MTIVIKPTFAQKLSAVLAETRLRMINISRYPGQLALEIVIPVIFASMPMLLGRATAGADAGANFAANTGTTNYVAFLLIGSNIFTLVSNAFWHIAYWLRFEQETGTLEAVYLTPTSSLTLASGVAIYSVIRGLIAAFLSYIIGCLVFRVNPFQGDVLLALAFIFVGLIPLYAVAFLFGALVLKVKESNALVGLMQWVVSFLMGIFFPITVLPPFVKFIAWLFPPTWITNGVRSSLLGVGFFFGHWYFDMAVLWAFLFIAPLFSFAVFNRVERGVKANEGVGQF, encoded by the coding sequence ATGACAATCGTTATCAAACCCACCTTTGCCCAAAAACTTTCAGCCGTGCTGGCTGAGACGCGTTTGCGCATGATCAACATCAGCCGCTATCCGGGCCAACTGGCGCTGGAGATCGTCATCCCGGTGATCTTTGCCTCGATGCCCATGTTGCTGGGGCGGGCCACCGCCGGGGCCGACGCCGGCGCGAACTTTGCCGCCAACACCGGCACGACGAACTACGTCGCCTTTCTGCTCATCGGCTCCAACATCTTCACCCTGGTCTCCAACGCTTTCTGGCACATCGCTTACTGGTTGCGCTTCGAGCAGGAGACGGGCACGCTGGAGGCGGTGTACCTCACGCCCACCTCCAGCCTGACCCTGGCCAGCGGCGTGGCGATCTACAGCGTCATTCGCGGGCTGATTGCGGCTTTTCTTTCGTACATCATCGGTTGCCTGGTGTTCCGGGTCAACCCGTTTCAGGGCGATGTTCTGCTGGCGCTGGCTTTTATCTTTGTCGGCTTGATCCCGCTGTATGCTGTTGCCTTTCTCTTTGGGGCGCTGGTGCTCAAAGTCAAAGAGTCTAACGCTCTGGTGGGATTGATGCAGTGGGTGGTCAGCTTTCTCATGGGCATCTTCTTCCCGATCACGGTTCTGCCGCCGTTTGTCAAATTTATAGCCTGGCTCTTCCCACCCACCTGGATCACCAACGGTGTGCGCTCGTCCCTGCTCGGCGTTGGTTTCTTCTTCGGCCATTGGTATTTCGATATGGCTGTGCTCTGGGCCTTCCTGTTCATTGCGCCCCTGTTCAGCTTTGCCGTGTTCAACCGGGTGGAGCGGGGGGTGAAAGCCAACGAAGGCGTGGGACAGTTTTGA